The following nucleotide sequence is from Streptomyces leeuwenhoekii.
ATCGTTCGCCTGAAGGCCATTGCGTCATCCCTCTCGCGTTATCGAACGTGGGCGTGGCCCGAGAGCCACGCCCACGCATCCTGTCACGTGCTGGTTAGCACCCAGCGTCAGCGACTATTCGATTACTCGCGGCGCTGCGTTGGTCTGCGGAGTCCAGGTCTCCTCGTCCTCGACGAGGTAGTCGGGCCGCTCGCCCTCACGACGCTCTTCGTCCTGAGGACGACCATTCCGTGCCCCTGGAACGCCCACCATGCCGCCCCTACGCACAGCGCTGGCTCCTCCCGCGGCTCCGCGGCTACGGTGCAGGCCCGAACCGCCGGCAGTTCCCCTGCCTCCGCTGGCGCCAGCTCTCGGAGTGCCACCGACAACCCCACCGGCGCGCGCTGCTCCGCCCTTGGCTGTGCCCCCGGCAGCACCCGCGCCTACAGCCCCACGGCCCGCCACGCCGCCGGCACCGGCAGCCCCCCGGCCAACCGTGCCGCCGGCACCGGCACCAGTAGCCCCACGGCCCGCCACGCCGCCGACGCCTGCACGGCCAGCACCGCCACCGGCCCCGACCGCCGCACCCGGCACCATGCCTCCGCCGCTGCCGCCGGTCACGGCACCGCCCGGGGATCCACCGTTGACCGTGCCAGGACCGCCAACCGTCGGCGCACCGGGGCGCCCGCCCGTGACGCCGTCAATCGCAGTGCTCACCTGCGGCTGCGGCGCAGTCGGTTTGTGCGCTCCGCCGGTGATGCCTGAGGGCGGGGTAACGGGCTTCGACGGGCTGATGGTGCCTACCTGGCCTCCGCGAGGAGTCCCCGTCGCCGAGCCCTGCGGACTGCGGGGCGCACTCCCCGTGGGCACGACCACAGGCGCGGGTGGGATGCCGCCGGGATCACCCGGGTACGACTCGTGGTCATCGATGGGACTCCGCTTTTCCCAGGACCCCATCTCCAGGGCCCGCCTGTTATAAGCAGCCCCCAGAATTTCCATCTGTTCGGCCATCTTGAGCTGGGCTTCACGCCCTGCCGACAGGCTGCCCTCGTTCTTGGCCAGGGCCTCCGACGAGCTGGCCCCGCTCTTCAGGGCGTTGTCCGCGCCCGAAGCGTCCCGGTCGCCGAGATCACCGATGAAGTCGCCCACGCTCGAAAGCTTGCTCGGCTTCTCCATCGCCAAGACGATGGGCTTGATTTTCCCGAGAGTCTCAGCAGCACCTTCGAGGGACTGTGACGCGTAGTGGGCGTACTTGGCGCTGTCGGTGATCTTCTGGCCGACAATACGGGCCCGTTCTCTGAACAGGTCCGCGCTCTTGCCTTCCCAGTGGGCCAGAACGTGCTCGACAGCGGCGTCGAAGGTCTCCTTGATCCCTCCGCTTCCGACAAGGGCCTTGTTAAGGGCCGCCCATCCCTCCGCGACCTTCTTCACGGTGCCCGGGTCTGCGTCTCGGACCATCTCTTTCATCTGGTCCATGTCGTAGTTCAGACCGAACTGTGTGGTGTGCTCGCCCACGAAGCACTGGTTCGCTTCGACATACTCGAAGTTGTCGATGCCCTTCTCGCCCATGGCTACATCCACCTCATCCTCGCCCAGCAGAACACCCTGTCACTTCCCATTGAAGGCGGCATAGTTCTGCGCCTCGGCATCGGCGAACGCGTCGTGCGTCCTCTTCGTCTTCTGCCCGAAGTCGTCGATAACCCTTTCCAGATGCTCGACGATCTCGTAGAGGCGTTCCTTCATCTGCTCGTGGGCGCTGTACAACGCCTCGGCCTCTCGGAAGTTCTTGCCCAGCGCTCCGGCCGGCAAGTAGGTCGTGTTCTTGCAGTTCGAAGCCGACGTCCCCATGTCCTTCAGAACACGGTTCAGCCTCGTGATGGTGCCCTCGATCTCACTGAGATCGACCTTGTACTGCTCAGCCATACTCAACTCCCCGTTGATTCCACGTTGCTGCCCACGCCCTGCTTGCGTCGCCAGTCGCTCAGGACCCGTCCGCCTCCGAACAGCAGGAGCACCACGGCGGCGCCGGTCGCCAGGACGTACAGGGCGTACCGTTCCATCCGCTCCTGGCGGGATTCGCCGAGGACCAGGGTCGCGGCCTGGACGTCGGCGGAGTCGCCCGCGGGGCCGATCGGGTCGGGTGTCGGACCCTTCTCGGAAGGCTCCGTGGTGTCTTCGTTGACCGCGGCGGCCGGGTCGACGACTCCCCAGCCGACGAAGTCGTCGCGGCCCGGCTTGGTGCGGTCCGCCGTCTGCTCGATCTGGGTGATGACCTGCTTGTAGGTCCAGTCGGGGTGCTTGGCGCGGATCAGGGCCGCGACGCCCGAGACGTAGGGGGCCGCGAAGCTGGTGCCCTGGTCGACGCAGTGGCCGCCCGCGGGGACCGTCGAGATCATGTCGATGCCCGGTGCCGCGACGCCCACGAACCTGCCCGACTGGGAGAACGGGGCGCGGGCGTTGTTGCGGTCGGAGGCCGCGACCGCGAGGACGCCCGGGTACGCCGCGGGGTAGGTCTCCTTGATCTTGCCGTCCGCGCCGTTGTTGCCGGCCGCGGCGACGATCACGGCGTCCTTCTCCTGGGCGTACCTGATGACCGCCTGGAAGGCGGCGTGGACCGTCGGGTCCATCTTGGACGCGGTGTCCTGCGAGATGTTGATGACCTCGGCGCCGGCGTCGGCCGCGTACTTGATGGCCTGGATCATCGTGCCGACGTTGCCGGTGCCCTGGTCGTCGTTCTGACGGATCGGGATGATCGTGGCTTCTGGGGCGATGCCGATGAAGCCGCTCTCGTCGGACTTGCGTGCGGCGATGATGCCCGCCACCTTGGTGCCGTGGCCGACCTCGTCGGTCTTGCCGTTGCCGCCCTTCGACAGGAAGTCCTTGCCGTTGACGACGGCCGGCCTCAGTTGCGGGTTCACGGCGTCGACGCCGGTGTCGATGACGGCGACCTTGACGCCCTTGCCCTTGGTGTCCTGCCACAACTGGTCGAGGACGACGCGTTGCAGGGACCAAGGGGTTCCCTTGATGGGATCGGACGGGAACGAGCAGCTCGTGTCGTCGATCTGGAACCGCACGTCGTCGTCGGCCAAAGTGGTCCGCACGCGCTCCGCGGCGGCGGCCGGCGCGGCGCCCGCGAGGGGCAGCCCACAGGCGAGGACCGCCAGGGCGGCGGTGCCTGCGGCGCTCCGTCGCGGGATGCGCGATGCCCCGGATCCCACTGTCTTACGTCCTCCCGTTTCGTTCTGGCACGGGGCGTGCGGACCGGTGGCGAACCGGATATTCCGCATGTCCCGTCAACCGCCAATGGGGGCGAGCGCGCCGTCGCGCACCCGCCCCCATCAAGCGATCACGTCAGCCGCCCCAGATGGAGGCGTTCTTCTGCTCGGTGGCCTGGTAGTTCTGAGCGGCGCTGTCGAGGGCCTTGGCGATGGCCTCGAGCGTCTGCTGCATGGAGTTGGCACGCTGGTCCCACTCGGCCTGCTTGGCGCGGTAGGCCTCCTGCGCCTGGCCTTCCCAGCTGGTGGCGATCTTCGCAACGCCGGCCTCGAGTTCGTCCAGCTGACGGCGAATGTTGTTCGCGGTCGAGCGGACGTCCTGGGCGGCCTGGGAGATCGTCTGGAAATTGACGAGGATCTGCCCGGACATGTCTTGTGTCTCCTCAGTTGTGTCGATGGTCGGTCACGGACGTGCGCCGAGGCGCACGGGGCCGATCATCCGAACGGGGACTGAGCAGCGATGCTCTGGATGGACGCGCGCTGCTCCTCTTCCGAAGCCGCGTAAGCCTTGGTGCTCTGGTCGATCGCTTCCTTGATGTCGTTCAAGATCTGGTTGATCTTGTTCGCATCCTGGTTGACCTGCGACTGCAGGTTGTTGTACGCGGTGGCCGCCGAGCCCTTCCAGCCGCCCGTGATGGTGTCGATCACGGTCTGCAGGCGACGGATCTCGGACTGAATCGAGGAGTTGACCGAGGAGATGCGACCGCTGAACGCGATCATCGCCT
It contains:
- the mycP gene encoding type VII secretion-associated serine protease mycosin; protein product: MRTTLADDDVRFQIDDTSCSFPSDPIKGTPWSLQRVVLDQLWQDTKGKGVKVAVIDTGVDAVNPQLRPAVVNGKDFLSKGGNGKTDEVGHGTKVAGIIAARKSDESGFIGIAPEATIIPIRQNDDQGTGNVGTMIQAIKYAADAGAEVINISQDTASKMDPTVHAAFQAVIRYAQEKDAVIVAAAGNNGADGKIKETYPAAYPGVLAVAASDRNNARAPFSQSGRFVGVAAPGIDMISTVPAGGHCVDQGTSFAAPYVSGVAALIRAKHPDWTYKQVITQIEQTADRTKPGRDDFVGWGVVDPAAAVNEDTTEPSEKGPTPDPIGPAGDSADVQAATLVLGESRQERMERYALYVLATGAAVVLLLFGGGRVLSDWRRKQGVGSNVESTGS
- a CDS encoding WXG100 family type VII secretion target; amino-acid sequence: MSGQILVNFQTISQAAQDVRSTANNIRRQLDELEAGVAKIATSWEGQAQEAYRAKQAEWDQRANSMQQTLEAIAKALDSAAQNYQATEQKNASIWGG
- a CDS encoding WXG100 family type VII secretion target is translated as MAGQQFTMTEEAMIAFSGRISSVNSSIQSEIRRLQTVIDTITGGWKGSAATAYNNLQSQVNQDANKINQILNDIKEAIDQSTKAYAASEEEQRASIQSIAAQSPFG